The Agrobacterium larrymoorei sequence CTCGATATCCATAATGCGGCGCGCATTATTCGCCGTGAGGCGGGCGTCGGGCTTTTGAACGGCGCGCTCTTCGGCTGCGCCATCGGCATCATCGCCGGCATCTGGTTTCACGATGCGAACATTGGCGGCATCATCGCAACCGCCATGCTGATCAACATGCTTGCCGCTGCTCTGGCCGGTATTCTTATTCCGTTGTTTCTTGATAAGTTCGGTGCTGATCCGGCAGTTTCGTCTGCCGTCTTCGTTACCGCAGTGACGGATATCGTGGGCTTCTTCTCGTTTTTAGGCCTGGCAACCTGGTGGTTCGGCATATCCAGGTAACGATCGAAAATTGACTTTTACGTGAAGGTCAAACATAATGTCCGTTAGCCAGAATCGGACAAAGCCTTGAATAAGTATTATAGCATCACGGAACTCACGCGCGAATTCGGTGTATCCACCCGCACTCTTCGTTTCTATGAAGACGAAGGGTTGATCCATCCGGAACGCCGTGGACGCACGCGCCTGTTCCGCGCCGCGGATCGCAGGCTTATTCAGGAAATTCTCCGAGGTCGCCGCATCGGCTTCACCATCGCCGAAATCCGTGAAATCATTCAGGTTTACAAGGAGCCGCCCGGTGAGTCCGGTCAGCTTGAACTTCTGATGAAGAAGGTCGATGAAAAGCGCGCCGACCTCCGCCAGAAGCGCCGCGATATCGAAGAGACCTTGGCGGAACTCGATAATGTCGAGGAAGCGTGTCTGACGCGTCTCGCCGAAATCGGCGTGGGTACGTAACGGCCTCATCCGCGCCAGTCGGTGCGGATCTTTCCGATCGTGCCAGTCTCGATGTTGAGGCCTAACAGCCGTCCGCCTGATCGATCCTCCACAATCCGCACAATTTCGAGATGATCGTCTTACCCCGACATGCTGAGTGGCGAGCGGGAGCAGAAGACGTTGTCGGTTATTGAAGCCGGTGAGTACTGAAACTCTCATCCACAGAGTGGCTGAGCGTCGCAATGGCCAACGTCACCATCCGAATGTTGTCGCCGACTGCCTTCGAATTTGAACTCGCTACGGACTACTGTACCTCCGCCGAGCATTGTGCCGCGACGTCTCTGATCTTGCTCTGCTGCTCGACACTGGCTGTATTCGCCATCATCGCGTCGAAGACATTTTCGCTGTGCAGCTTCTCCAAGGTGCAACCGCAAAAGCTCTGGCAGAGATCCAAGTTGTTTTGGGTCTGCATGCAGCTTGCTTCGCAACTCTTCTTGTAAGCTTCCACCTGATCGACAGGAGGCGGCGGGAAAGTGATCGATGCCAGATAGACGAGCCCGATCAGCACCGGCTGGTGAATAAGGTAAAAGGACAGGCTGTGCCGACCGAAGAAGGCCAGCAGATTGCGCTTACCGCTAGGCTTTCGGAAACGATCCAGCCATCCGCGCGGCACAGCGATTTGTGCGACACCAAGACCGACGAGGAACGGCGCGAGAAATGGTAATACGGGCACGTAGTCGTTGGAGCGGGGAGGCGCTGTGGCAAATCCGATCCAGGACAGCCAGATCGAGTTGAAGGCATCCGACGAGAAATAGATCGGCGCAAGGAAGGCCAAAACAGCCACGACCAGCGTCACCAAGGCAGGCAATCTCAGGAAGATAAGACCGATCAGGCTCGCCACCGCGATATTGTGCAGGATGCCGAAGAATATCCAGCCACCAGGGACGGCGATATATGTCGCGACCGAAATCAGCAACGCGGCGCCAGCGACCATCGCAAATCGCTTACCGAAGGCTGGCCAATTTATCCCCTTGCGGTGGGCCAGAAACAGGCTGAAACCCGCGAGAAACAGAAACGAACTGGCAATCGCCCGCGCATAGAGACGCCACAAACCTTCGGTCGGCGTTTCCGGCGGGATATAGCCGAACATGGCAAGATCCCAGGTGAAGTGGTAGCTTGCCATGGCGATCAGCGCGATCCCGCGCCACGTGTCGAGAAAGCCGATGCGGCCAGACTTGGTAACCGTCGCGGTTGCCTCATTCATTCTGTGATTTCCTTCGCAACGGTGAGGTGGCTTTGCCTGCGCTTCGCCCACAAAGTGGGGCGATTTCATGACAGGCGATTAATGATCGTCCATGATCGCGAGACGCGCTTCTGAGGAGAATTGGCGTCTCAGCAGCGCGACAATGATGATGACGGTCATGACGATGAACACATAGGCATTGATGAACCAGCCGAGATAGCCGATCGACAGGAAGAAGGTGCGAAGCCCGTCGTTGAAATTCTTTGCTGCGATGACATTCATGCGAATGACGTTCTCCGCCGCTCGCTCGGCTGCTTTTCGATCGGCATTTGCCTCATGCACCATCGGCATTCCGCCGAAGAGAATGGTGCAGTAGTTGAACAGCCGATACGACCAGCCGAACTTGAAGAAGGCGTAGCCGAAAAGACAGGTCAGCCCGATAACCTTCAACTCGAAAGCGGTCCGGCCGCCATAATAAACGAACGGCATGTCGCGAAACACCGATTCGACCCTATCGGTAGCGCCGAGAAGCGCGAAGCAGCCGCCGATCGCGAAGATGGAAGTCGATGCGAAGAAAGCCGTGCCATTCTGGAGGCCTGCCATGATCTGTGTATCGATCATCTTCAGATCGCGCGTCAGCGAATTATAGATCCACCGTCTGCGGCGGTCGGCCATGGCTTGATTGAGGCTGGTTCTGCCAAAGGGCGATCGGGCGGTCGTGATGTAGGCATAGGACACCCAGAGAACCAGGAATATGA is a genomic window containing:
- a CDS encoding MerR family transcriptional regulator, translating into MNKYYSITELTREFGVSTRTLRFYEDEGLIHPERRGRTRLFRAADRRLIQEILRGRRIGFTIAEIREIIQVYKEPPGESGQLELLMKKVDEKRADLRQKRRDIEETLAELDNVEEACLTRLAEIGVGT
- a CDS encoding DUF1624 domain-containing protein; translated protein: MNEATATVTKSGRIGFLDTWRGIALIAMASYHFTWDLAMFGYIPPETPTEGLWRLYARAIASSFLFLAGFSLFLAHRKGINWPAFGKRFAMVAGAALLISVATYIAVPGGWIFFGILHNIAVASLIGLIFLRLPALVTLVVAVLAFLAPIYFSSDAFNSIWLSWIGFATAPPRSNDYVPVLPFLAPFLVGLGVAQIAVPRGWLDRFRKPSGKRNLLAFFGRHSLSFYLIHQPVLIGLVYLASITFPPPPVDQVEAYKKSCEASCMQTQNNLDLCQSFCGCTLEKLHSENVFDAMMANTASVEQQSKIRDVAAQCSAEVQ
- a CDS encoding DUF599 domain-containing protein; translation: MTTMDYIAFVIFLVLWVSYAYITTARSPFGRTSLNQAMADRRRRWIYNSLTRDLKMIDTQIMAGLQNGTAFFASTSIFAIGGCFALLGATDRVESVFRDMPFVYYGGRTAFELKVIGLTCLFGYAFFKFGWSYRLFNYCTILFGGMPMVHEANADRKAAERAAENVIRMNVIAAKNFNDGLRTFFLSIGYLGWFINAYVFIVMTVIIIVALLRRQFSSEARLAIMDDH